The proteins below are encoded in one region of Mycobacterium shinjukuense:
- a CDS encoding pyruvate carboxylase, with protein MISKVLVANRGEIAIRAFRAAYELGVGTVAVYPYEDRNSQHRLKADESYQIGEIGHPVRAYLGVDEIVETARRAGADAIYPGYGFLSENPDLAAACAAAGITFVGPSAEVLELTGNKSRAVAAARDAGLPVLLSSPPSASAEELLAAASDLRFPLFVKAVAGGGGRGMRRVSDLAALPDAVEAASREAASAFGDPNVYLEQAVQRPRHIEVQILADTHGNVIHLYERDCSVQRRHQKVIELAPAPNLPAELRSRICADAVAFARHIGYSCAGTVEFLLDANGEYVFIEMNPRIQVEHTVTEEITDIDLVASQLRIAAGETLDDLGLTQDAVVPHGAALQCRITTEDPANGFRPDTGRISAYRSPGGAGIRLDGSTNLGAEVSAHFDSMLVKLTCRGRDLATAVGRARRAIAEFRIRGVSTNIPFLQAVLDDPDFRAGRVTTSFIDERPQLLTARTSADRGTKILNYLADVTVNKPHGTRPSRVYPQDKLPDVDLGAPPPPGSKQRLTALGPEGFARWLRESTGVGVTDTTFRDAHQSLLATRVRTSGLLMVAPYLARTTPQLLSVECWGGATYDVALRFLKEDPWERLAALREAMPNVCLQMLLRGRNTVGYTPYPEVVTSAFVEEATATGIDIFRIFDALNNLDSMRPAIDAVRETGCAIAEVAMCYTGDLSDPGERLYTLDYYLQLAERIVDAGAHVLAIKDMAGLLRPPAAHALVTALRSRFDLPVHVHTHDTPGGQLASYVAAWQAGADAVDGAAAPMAGTTSQPALSSIVAAAAHTEFDTGLSLSAVCALEPYWEALRKVYAPFESGLPGPTGRVYRHEIPGGQLSNLRQQAIALGLGDRFEEIEEAYAGADRVLGRLIKVTPSSKVVGDLALALVGAGVSADEFASDPARFDIPESVLGFLRGELGDPPGGWPEPLRGAALAGRPPARPAPRLSQDDQAALAAPGPKRQATLNRLLFPGATKEFEEHREIYGDTSQLSANQFFYGLRQGEEHRVKLERGVELLIGLEAISEPDERGMRTVMCIINGQLRPVLVRDRSIASAVPAAEKADRGNPGHIAAPFAGVVTVSVSAGDQVSAGQTIATIEAMKMEAPITAPTDGTVARVAVSDTAQVEGGDLLLVVS; from the coding sequence GTGATCTCCAAGGTATTGGTGGCCAATCGCGGGGAAATCGCGATCCGGGCGTTTCGCGCCGCCTACGAACTGGGTGTGGGCACGGTGGCCGTCTACCCCTACGAGGACCGCAATTCGCAGCATCGCCTCAAGGCCGACGAGTCTTACCAGATCGGCGAGATCGGTCACCCGGTGCGCGCGTACCTCGGTGTCGACGAGATCGTCGAAACGGCTCGCCGCGCGGGCGCGGACGCCATCTACCCCGGTTACGGGTTCTTGTCGGAGAACCCGGATTTGGCCGCGGCCTGCGCGGCGGCGGGCATCACCTTTGTCGGCCCCAGCGCCGAAGTGCTTGAGCTGACCGGCAATAAGTCCCGGGCCGTTGCCGCCGCCCGCGACGCCGGCTTGCCCGTGCTGCTATCGTCACCGCCGTCGGCCTCGGCCGAAGAACTGCTGGCGGCCGCGTCGGACCTGCGATTTCCGCTGTTCGTCAAGGCCGTCGCCGGCGGCGGGGGCCGCGGCATGCGCCGTGTCAGCGACCTCGCCGCGCTGCCCGACGCGGTCGAAGCCGCCAGCCGGGAGGCCGCGTCCGCGTTCGGGGACCCCAACGTCTACCTCGAACAGGCCGTGCAGCGGCCACGCCACATCGAGGTGCAGATTCTGGCCGACACCCACGGCAACGTGATCCACCTCTACGAGCGCGACTGCAGCGTGCAGCGTCGCCACCAGAAGGTCATCGAACTGGCGCCGGCACCCAACCTGCCCGCCGAGCTGCGCAGCCGGATCTGCGCCGACGCGGTCGCCTTCGCCCGCCACATCGGGTACAGCTGCGCCGGCACCGTCGAGTTCCTATTGGACGCCAACGGGGAGTACGTCTTCATCGAGATGAACCCGCGGATTCAGGTGGAACACACGGTGACCGAGGAGATCACCGACATCGACCTGGTGGCCAGCCAGCTGCGCATCGCCGCCGGAGAGACACTCGACGATCTGGGTCTGACGCAGGATGCCGTCGTGCCGCACGGCGCCGCGCTGCAGTGCCGGATCACCACCGAGGATCCGGCCAATGGCTTCCGGCCCGACACCGGCCGGATCAGCGCTTACCGCAGCCCCGGAGGCGCGGGCATCCGCCTGGACGGCAGCACGAACCTGGGCGCGGAGGTCAGCGCGCACTTCGATTCCATGCTGGTCAAGCTGACCTGTCGGGGCCGTGACTTGGCTACCGCGGTGGGCCGGGCCCGCCGGGCGATCGCGGAGTTCCGGATTCGCGGGGTGTCGACGAATATTCCCTTCCTGCAAGCGGTTTTGGACGATCCGGACTTTCGGGCCGGCCGCGTCACCACGTCGTTCATCGACGAGCGGCCCCAGCTGCTGACCGCACGAACCTCGGCCGACCGCGGCACCAAGATCCTCAACTACCTGGCCGATGTCACCGTCAACAAACCGCACGGCACCCGGCCGTCGAGGGTGTACCCGCAGGACAAGCTGCCCGACGTCGATCTGGGCGCCCCGCCGCCGCCGGGGTCCAAGCAACGGCTGACCGCGTTGGGGCCGGAGGGTTTCGCGCGTTGGTTGCGCGAGTCGACTGGGGTCGGCGTCACCGACACGACGTTTCGGGACGCGCACCAGTCGCTGCTGGCCACCCGAGTGCGCACCAGCGGGTTGTTGATGGTGGCGCCGTACCTGGCCCGGACCACACCGCAGCTGCTCTCGGTGGAGTGCTGGGGCGGTGCGACCTACGACGTGGCGCTGCGCTTCCTCAAGGAGGATCCCTGGGAGCGGCTGGCCGCGCTGCGAGAAGCGATGCCCAATGTCTGCCTGCAAATGCTGCTGCGGGGCCGAAACACCGTGGGCTACACGCCGTATCCCGAGGTGGTCACCTCGGCGTTCGTCGAAGAGGCGACGGCCACCGGCATCGACATCTTCCGAATCTTCGACGCGCTGAACAACCTTGACTCCATGCGCCCGGCGATCGACGCGGTACGTGAAACGGGTTGCGCGATAGCCGAAGTCGCGATGTGCTACACCGGCGACCTGTCCGACCCGGGTGAGCGTTTGTACACGCTGGACTACTACCTGCAGCTGGCCGAGCGGATTGTGGACGCCGGCGCGCATGTGTTGGCGATCAAGGACATGGCCGGACTGTTGCGGCCACCGGCCGCACACGCGCTGGTCACCGCGTTGCGCAGTCGTTTCGACCTGCCCGTGCACGTGCACACCCACGACACACCGGGTGGTCAGCTGGCCAGCTACGTGGCCGCGTGGCAGGCCGGCGCCGACGCCGTCGATGGCGCCGCCGCGCCGATGGCCGGAACCACCAGCCAGCCCGCGCTGAGTTCGATCGTGGCCGCCGCCGCGCACACCGAGTTCGACACCGGCTTGTCGCTGTCGGCGGTATGCGCGCTGGAGCCCTACTGGGAGGCGCTGCGAAAGGTCTACGCGCCCTTCGAATCTGGCCTGCCAGGGCCGACGGGGCGGGTCTATCGCCATGAGATTCCCGGTGGTCAACTGTCGAATCTGCGCCAGCAGGCAATCGCGCTGGGGCTGGGGGACCGGTTCGAGGAGATCGAAGAGGCCTACGCCGGTGCCGACCGGGTGCTGGGCCGGCTGATCAAGGTCACCCCGTCGTCGAAGGTGGTCGGGGATCTGGCGCTAGCGCTGGTCGGTGCGGGTGTGAGCGCAGACGAGTTCGCCTCCGACCCAGCGCGATTCGATATCCCGGAATCGGTGCTGGGGTTCCTGCGCGGGGAGTTGGGTGACCCGCCCGGCGGGTGGCCCGAGCCGCTGCGCGGCGCGGCGCTGGCCGGCCGCCCCCCGGCCAGGCCCGCTCCACGGCTGAGCCAGGACGACCAGGCGGCCCTGGCCGCACCCGGGCCGAAACGCCAAGCCACCCTGAACCGCTTGTTATTCCCCGGCGCCACAAAGGAATTCGAAGAGCACCGGGAGATCTACGGCGACACCTCGCAATTGTCGGCCAACCAGTTCTTCTACGGCCTGCGGCAGGGTGAGGAGCACCGGGTGAAGCTGGAGCGCGGGGTGGAGCTGTTGATCGGGCTGGAGGCCATCTCCGAACCCGACGAACGGGGCATGCGGACGGTGATGTGCATCATCAACGGCCAGCTGCGGCCGGTGCTGGTGCGCGACCGCAGCATCGCCAGCGCGGTTCCGGCCGCCGAGAAGGCCGACCGCGGCAATCCCGGGCACATCGCCGCGCCCTTCGCCGGGGTGGTCACCGTGAGCGTGTCCGCCGGTGATCAGGTCAGCGCCGGCCAGACCATCGCCACCATCGAGGCGATGAAGATGGAGGCCCCGATCACCGCCCCCACCGACGGCACCGTGGCGCGGGTGGCGGTGTCCGACACCGCCCAGGTGGAGGGCGGAGACCTGCTGCTGGTGGTGAGCTGA
- the rsmD gene encoding 16S rRNA (guanine(966)-N(2))-methyltransferase RsmD: protein MTRIIGGVAGGRRIAVPPRGTRPTTDRVRESLFNIVTARRDLTGLAVLDLYAGSGALGLEALSRGAASALFVESDPRAAAVIARNLRALGLAGATVRRGAVAAVVAAGAPGPVDLVLADPPYDVGAAEIEALLAALSIHGWAREGTVAVVERAAGAARLMWPSGWSVWPVRGYGDTRLELAERLGNTV from the coding sequence ATGACCAGGATCATCGGCGGCGTCGCTGGGGGCCGGCGCATCGCCGTGCCGCCGCGGGGGACCAGGCCGACCACGGATCGGGTGCGCGAGTCGCTGTTCAACATCGTGACCGCCCGGCGCGATCTGACCGGCCTGGCGGTGCTGGATCTCTACGCCGGGTCGGGTGCGCTGGGGCTGGAGGCGCTGTCGCGCGGAGCCGCGTCGGCGTTGTTCGTGGAATCCGATCCACGGGCCGCGGCGGTGATCGCACGTAACCTGCGGGCCCTGGGTCTGGCAGGTGCGACGGTGCGGCGGGGTGCGGTGGCAGCCGTGGTGGCCGCAGGTGCCCCGGGGCCGGTCGACCTGGTGCTGGCCGACCCGCCCTATGACGTCGGCGCGGCCGAAATCGAGGCCTTGCTGGCCGCGCTGAGCATCCACGGCTGGGCACGGGAGGGCACCGTCGCGGTCGTGGAGCGGGCCGCGGGCGCTGCGCGATTGATGTGGCCGTCCGGCTGGTCGGTGTGGCCCGTGCGCGGCTACGGCGACACCCGCCTGGAGCTGGCTGAACGGCTCGGAAACACCGTGTAG
- the coaD gene encoding pantetheine-phosphate adenylyltransferase has product MSGAVCPGSFDPVTLGHVDVFERAAAQFDEVVVAVLVNPAKKGMFDLDERIAMIEESTTHLPNLRVEAGQGLVVDFVRSRGMTAIIKGLRTGTDFEYELQMAQMNKHIAGVDTFFVATTPRYSFVSSSLAKEVATLGGDVSDLLPEPVNRRLRDRLTRRT; this is encoded by the coding sequence ATGAGCGGCGCGGTGTGCCCGGGATCGTTCGACCCGGTGACGTTGGGCCACGTCGACGTTTTCGAACGCGCCGCAGCTCAGTTCGACGAGGTGGTGGTCGCGGTCCTGGTCAACCCCGCCAAGAAGGGCATGTTTGATCTCGACGAGCGGATCGCGATGATCGAGGAGTCGACCACGCATCTGCCCAACCTGCGGGTGGAGGCCGGGCAGGGGCTGGTGGTCGACTTCGTCAGGTCCCGCGGGATGACCGCGATCATCAAGGGTTTGCGCACCGGCACCGACTTCGAATACGAGCTGCAGATGGCGCAGATGAACAAGCACATCGCCGGCGTGGACACCTTTTTTGTGGCGACCACGCCGCGCTATTCGTTCGTGTCGTCGTCGCTGGCCAAAGAGGTCGCGACGCTGGGCGGGGACGTGTCGGATCTGCTGCCCGAACCGGTGAACCGGCGGTTGCGTGACCGGCTTACCCGCCGAACGTGA